The Brachionichthys hirsutus isolate HB-005 chromosome 3, CSIRO-AGI_Bhir_v1, whole genome shotgun sequence genome has a window encoding:
- the LOC137913710 gene encoding neurexophilin-1-like, whose protein sequence is MKTPRLRASLLLLLLLPGVSLVSSTDSPASRNPALRETSKPRAKTYWAASSRAFPAGRLLPQTLKENFTSLDLNYDEAEAYSKRERWTWLHNASAAHDPRPRAKRRPIVKTGKFKKMFGWGDFHSNIKTVKLNLLITGKIVDHGNGTFSVYFRHNSTGQGNVSVGLVPPTKAVEFQVRQQQRHQQQQQHTALETKETKLFNCRVEYEKVEKGTRSSLCAHDPSQSCPQQQTQSHVSWLCSKPFKVICIFITFHSTDYKLVQKVCPDYNYHSDAPYLPTG, encoded by the coding sequence gTGTCGTCTACTGATTCACCTGCTTCAAGAAATCCGGCCTTGAGAGAGACCTCCAAACCCAGAGCGAAGACCTACTGGGCCGCGAGCAGCCGGGCGTTCCCCGCCGGCCGCCTGCTGCCCCAGACCCTCAAAGAGAACTTCACCTCCCTGGATCTGAACTACGACGAAGCCGAGGCGTACTCCAAGCGGGAGCGGTGGACCTGGCTTCACAACGCGTCCGCCGCCCACGACCCCCGACCCAGGGCCAAGAGGAGGCCCATCGTCAAGACCGGCAAGTTCAAGAAGATGTTCGGCTGGGGCGACTTCCACTCCAACATCAAGACGGTGAAGCTCAACCTCCTCATCACCGGTAAAATCGTGGATCACGGCAACGGGACGTTCAGCGTCTACTTCCGTCACAACTCCACGGGACAGGGCAACGTGTCGGTGGGACTGGTTCCCCCGACCAAAGCCGTGGAGTTCCAggtccggcagcagcagcggcaccagcagcagcagcagcacacggCGCTGGAAACCAAGGAGACCAAGCTGTTCAACTGCAGGGTGGAGTACGAGAAGGTGGAGAAGGGCACCAGGAGCTCGCTGTGCGCCCACGACCCCTCCCAGAGCTGCCCCCAGCAGCAGACCCAGAGCCACGTCTCCTGGCTGTGCTCCAAGCCCTTCAAGgtcatctgcatcttcatcacctTCCACAGCACCGACTACAAGCTGGTTCAGAAGGTGTGTCCAGATTACAACTACCACAGCGACGCCCCGTACCTCCCCACCGGGTGA
- the ica1 gene encoding LOW QUALITY PROTEIN: islet cell autoantigen 1 (The sequence of the model RefSeq protein was modified relative to this genomic sequence to represent the inferred CDS: inserted 1 base in 1 codon), with translation MEGGHFGYSRDYLDRFIQSQDSSVVNRFQQKYWKTKQTLIKVTGKKEDEHVVASDADLDGKLEVFHSVQRTCMELLKVIEQYQRRICFLSQEENELGRFLRSQGSQDKTRAGKIMQATGKALCFSSQQRLALRNPLCRLYQEVETFRYRAISDTWLTVNRMERSRTEYRGALLWMKDASQELDPDTHKQMEKFRKVQVQVRSTXTSFDKLKNDVCQKVELLGASRCNLLSHVLTTYQTTLLHFWEKTSHTMAAIHESFKGCQPKEFSTPKTSQVPVDKSAKKKAKKKVKGEKRDGEKAESSAQHLISLGDENSGDTTGELEGEDRDGVALLNEILGGMSMDEGDFSREWTQVFGDSEEGMSAASGPSEVQDEGNSFFLPSHLLDRSSLSGWAGIVPQPGAQQTEHSSAANQDPSKPTVRETAGTSEGLSSWFDLFADLDPLSNPDAVGKTDGEHDIHNA, from the exons ATGGAGGGGGGGCATTT CGGCTACTCCAGAGACTATCTGGACCGCTTCATCCAAAGCCAAGACTCCTCCGTGGTGAACAGGTTCCAGCAGAAGTACTGGAAAACCAAGCAGACGCTCATCAAGGTCACCGGGAAGAAGGAGGACGAGCACGTGGTGGCGTCGGATGCGGATCTGGACGGCAAGCTGGAG GTCTTCCACTCCGTCCAGAGGACGTGCATGGAGCTGCTGAAGGTCATCGAGCAGTATCAGAGGAGGATCTGCT TTCTCTCCcaggaggagaacgagctgGGTCGGTTCCTGCGTTCTCAAGGCTCCCAGGATAAAACCAGAGCCGGGAAGATCATGCAGGCCACGGGGAAAGCgctctgcttctcctcccaaCAGAG ACTGGCTCTCAGGAACCCTCTGTGCCGTTTGTACCAGGAGGTGGAAACATTCCGCTATCGAGCCATCTCAGACACGTGGCTGACGGTGAACCGGATGGAGCGGTCCAGGACGGAGTACCGGGGAGCGCTGCTTTGGATGAAGGACGCGTCCCAGGAACTGGATCCAGACACACATAAACAGATGGAGAAATTCCGCAAG GTTCAAGTCCAGGTGCGCTCCA AAACGAGCTTCGACAAACTGAAGAACGACGTCTGCCAGAAGGTGGAGCTGCTGGGCGCCAGTCGCTGCAACCTCCTGTCTCATGTTCTAACCACATACCAG ACAACACTTTTGCACTTCTGGGAGAAGACTTCCCACACGATGGCAGCCATTCACGAGAGCTTCAAGGGCTGTCAGCCAAAAGAGTTCTCCACACCGAAG ACCTCACAAGTCCCCGTTGACAAGTCAGCCAAGAAGAAGGCGAAGAAGAAAGTTAAAGGAGAGAAGCGGGACGGAGAGAAAGCCGAGAGTTCGGCCCAACA CCTCATTTCGCTAGGAGATGAAAACAGCGGCGACACGACGGGAG AGCTGGAGGGTGAGGACAGGGACGGGGTGGCCCTGCTCAACGAGATCCTGGGCGGCATGTCGATGGACGAAGGAGACTTCTCTCGGGAGTGGACGCAAGTGTTCGGAGACAGCGAGGAGGGAATGAGCGCCGCATCCGGGCCGTCAGAAGTCCAGGACGAGGGGAACTCCTTCTTTTTACCGTCTCACCTGCTGGACCGGTCTTCCCTCTCAG GTTGGGCCGGGATCGTTCCACAGCCTGGTGCCCAGCAAACAGAGCACTcatctgcagccaatcaggacccGTCCAAGCCGACAGTCAGAG AGACGGCGGGGACATCCGAAGGCCTCTCGTCTTGGTTCGACCTGTTCGCGGACCTGGACCCCCTCTCAAATCCCGACGCGGTCGGCAAAACCGATGGCGAGCACGACATTCACAACGCCTAG